taaactttaaaatataataaaatataaatatttcatttattcatgaaaaaaaaaagtcaacaaCTTGTTTCACATGACAAGTATGAAGAAATGAGCGAGAAACTTTCACACGGATAAATATCCACACGTGCGTAAGGCGCAAGATAGCGTCTTTGCTGCGCTTGTTGTGTGTTGTGTGTTGaatgagagaagagagagaaataggTTGtcttaatcatcatcatcatcctaaattatcatcatcttaattatcataaaaaaatCAGAAACAAAAACCTCTACCTAGTATACTACTATGAGAGAATCATAAGACTTTGGTTTTGTTTGTTTTACTTAAACACGACAACAACAAACCAACTCCTCTTGTTTCAATTCATCATTCTTTTTCGATTCTCATCTTTTCAGATTCcattgccgtttttaaggtaagttctTGTGCCCGCTTCATTTTTTCACATCACAGTTTTTTTCCTTCTTAATTTGACTATATATTACTAGCAATTTACGTTTTTATCTCTTTaaatttcagtttttttttttgttggattGTAAATTATAGTTTGTTTTTCAATCTGGGACTTTGTTTTTGATTGGGTGGCCTCAATTAACCCCATTGAGATGTTGGTATTTTCTGGTTAGGTCTTTGAATGCCTTGATTTTCAATATTAATATCAACTTATATAATATAGTAGATTAGAGACATGTATATGTGTTAGGTAGTTCATGAGTATATGCCTTGTTCATGACTTCAACACAGACATAAACACGACAGAGACACGTTGACACTGCTAATTATGAATATAGACTCTGACACAGACACGACACAGACACGTTGACACTGCTaatgttaacaaacataggaCGCTGACATACAAGCATGTTTTTTATATTGAAATCAGGATAGACAAAGGTGATTCACTTGAAGCCTCAAGAGCTATgcattcttcatcttcatctgttTTTCCCACTCATATGGAAAGCACGTATATGAAACCCTCGGATTCGTTTCATCGTTCACCTGTCGGGGGTTTGACTGCAAATCATGCCTTGCTGCAAGCTACACCATCAAATCCGATCAGAAGTGATAGACAGGTGTTTTCGGCTTCGCCCACTGCTGAATGTCCTGGCGGCATCGCCTTTTCTTCCGACTCACAGCATGATAGGCAATATCAAGATTCTCCGTTCACTTCTCAGACGTTAGGTGACGACGTGTCTTCGGAAATCCACTCAACGACATTCACTTCTCATCCGCaagaaaatgatgaaatttcATGGGGGCCGGATCCGATGCAGGATATTATTTGTTTTCCTGAAATTTTTTCTAGCCAGCATGATCAGGTGGAAAACAGTGCCTCTTACATGAACGACGGCAATGTCAAAAAATCTGATTTCGGGGAGTGGGTTGACCAGCTAATGACGATTGATGATACTCCTCATCCAAATTGGAGTCAGCTTCTTGGTGATGACAATGTTGCCGAACCAACACCAAAGGTTTGTTTCTCAATCTGATTTTGAACAATACTTGGATTCTCTGCTAACATTTGTTGTGTACATTTACATTTTGTAAAAGTTGCATAAACATATCCTACTCTTTTGGTGCAGGCAACACAGGTTTCTCTGAAGCACCATACACCGTCTCGAGAAGTTAATGATCTTTGTAATTCAGCTTCAGCATCGACTGCACCTCAAACTAAGCCTAGAATGCGATGGAGTCCAGAACTTCACGAGGCCTTCGTGGAAGCAGTTAACCAGCTTGGTGGTAGTGAGAGTATGTTTACTTCCTCCCAATCTCATTCTTCCCGTCATTCTCTCTGGAATGTTTCTTGTCATCATCTCATGATGTTAACATGCAGAGGCCACTCCAAAAGGTGTCTTGAATCTGATGAATGTTGACGGCCTTACCATCTACCATGTGAAAAGCCACCTGCAGGTACATATATCTTTTCGCACCCTCTTAAATAGCTCGTTGTTGGTGTGTAAGTCGAATTCTTAATCTAATGTTGTTTTCAAATTACTCGTTCTTTTAATTTCAGAAGTATAGAACTGCCCGATACAAACCTGAGTCACCAGAAGGTATATAAAAGTGTACTTATAATCTCCATTATTCATACGACAGGTTTTTCTACCAAGTATTTTTTGTGTGTGTGCCTTCTTTACCTCCTAAAGTTTCGAGCAAAatgtttcatttcaatttcaaataccTTTTTTgtatgcatttttcttcttcatatCCTATGTTGGGATTAGACATGGAGGAAACACGGAAGACTATTCCTTTCAAATTTTGTCAAAATTTAAGAGTCTGAATGTAAATGATGACTGAGGTCTTCTGTACCTGCAGAAACTTCTGAGAAAAAGATGAGTTCAATTGAAGAAATGAAATCTCTAGACTTGAAAACGTGAGTCATTTCTCTAACTTCTTTAGCTTTTTCGATGATACTTATTGTTCACATTTCCATCGTACACAATTGTTccgtaagatttttttttttaccttgAAAAGAACAAGATTGCTCATAAACTTGCCTTGAATTATGGTTGCAGGAGTAAGGGGATCACCGAAGCATTACGGTTGCAGATGGACCTCCAGAAACGGCTTCACGAACAACTTGAGGTACATTATT
The Vicia villosa cultivar HV-30 ecotype Madison, WI linkage group LG6, Vvil1.0, whole genome shotgun sequence genome window above contains:
- the LOC131610680 gene encoding protein PHR1-LIKE 1-like, whose amino-acid sequence is MHSSSSSVFPTHMESTYMKPSDSFHRSPVGGLTANHALLQATPSNPIRSDRQVFSASPTAECPGGIAFSSDSQHDRQYQDSPFTSQTLGDDVSSEIHSTTFTSHPQENDEISWGPDPMQDIICFPEIFSSQHDQVENSASYMNDGNVKKSDFGEWVDQLMTIDDTPHPNWSQLLGDDNVAEPTPKATQVSLKHHTPSREVNDLCNSASASTAPQTKPRMRWSPELHEAFVEAVNQLGGSEKATPKGVLNLMNVDGLTIYHVKSHLQKYRTARYKPESPEETSEKKMSSIEEMKSLDLKTSKGITEALRLQMDLQKRLHEQLEIQRKLQIQIENQGKHLQMMFEKQKQIGGSKGSPPSNAPSAALLDTAVPSSADKLKTSNDECGLKCNTEESSQDATREAEVTEEHERTDDQLSAVPPMKRAKIQ